One genomic window of Devosia salina includes the following:
- a CDS encoding alpha-D-ribose 1-methylphosphonate 5-phosphate C-P-lyase PhnJ: protein MSLATLTKDWAATSYGFLDASAKRELRRKMLKAIAVPGCQMPYASREVPMARGWGTGGLQVTLTLVNPNSIVKVIDQGADDGVNAASIRRFISRVSGASETWDTLGASIVQSRHRVPEEIMREDQVLVLQVPNPEPLRGVEPNISIARQMHADADYGRLWLTLYEQIVRKGRIMQGASYPSMVNGRHVMSPSPIPRWDVPKLHMARHLTLLSAGREKRLYAVPPYTRVEPLVFSDRPYLVEDHADLTCRRSGVQGFFMNELPQDGGGSVFEVSDSNLGIKAINIAEGTPSEIGETWYRHGEFSA, encoded by the coding sequence ATGAGCCTTGCCACTCTCACCAAGGACTGGGCAGCCACGAGCTATGGCTTCCTGGACGCCTCGGCCAAGCGCGAATTGCGCCGCAAGATGCTCAAGGCCATTGCCGTGCCCGGTTGCCAGATGCCTTATGCGAGCCGCGAAGTGCCAATGGCCCGCGGTTGGGGCACCGGCGGATTGCAGGTGACCCTGACGCTGGTCAATCCGAACTCGATCGTCAAGGTGATCGATCAGGGGGCCGATGACGGCGTCAATGCCGCCTCGATCCGGCGCTTCATCTCTCGCGTCTCGGGCGCCTCCGAGACCTGGGACACGCTGGGCGCGTCCATCGTGCAATCGCGCCATCGCGTGCCTGAAGAAATCATGCGCGAGGACCAGGTGCTGGTGCTGCAGGTGCCCAATCCCGAGCCGCTGCGGGGGGTGGAACCCAATATTTCCATTGCCAGGCAGATGCATGCCGACGCCGATTATGGCCGGCTCTGGCTGACGCTCTATGAACAGATCGTGCGCAAGGGCCGCATCATGCAGGGGGCGTCGTACCCGTCCATGGTCAATGGCCGTCACGTCATGTCGCCCTCGCCCATTCCACGCTGGGACGTGCCCAAGCTGCATATGGCCAGGCACCTCACCCTGCTTTCGGCGGGCCGGGAAAAGCGGCTCTATGCCGTGCCGCCCTATACGCGGGTCGAACCGCTGGTGTTCTCCGATCGTCCGTATCTGGTGGAAGACCATGCCGACCTCACCTGCCGCCGCTCGGGCGTCCAGGGCTTCTTCATGAACGAGTTGCCGCAGGACGGCGGCGGTTCGGTCTTCGAAGTCAGTGACAGCAATCTGGGCATCAAGGCCATCAACATCGCCGAGGGGACGCCGAGCGAGATCGGTGAAACCTGGTATCGCCACGGGGAATTTTCAGCATGA
- a CDS encoding DapH/DapD/GlmU-related protein, with protein MKKLSETPFIHETAKVTQSTLGRYTEVGAHCHVAYSSMGDYSYCVGGTQIAYATIGKFSNIAANVRIYASMHPMERASLHHFTYRSAQYFEGEDDDQAFFDWRAGNDIHIGHDTWIGHGAVIMPGVTIGNGAIIGSNAVVTKDVADFAIAVGVPARTIRQRFSDPVAGRLDALKWWDWSHAQLHTALPDFRALPIEAFLDKYQG; from the coding sequence ATGAAAAAGCTCAGCGAAACGCCCTTCATCCACGAAACGGCGAAAGTCACCCAGTCCACCCTGGGCCGCTACACCGAAGTGGGCGCGCACTGCCATGTCGCCTATTCGAGCATGGGCGACTATTCCTATTGCGTGGGCGGCACCCAGATCGCCTATGCGACCATTGGCAAGTTCTCCAACATTGCCGCCAATGTGCGCATCTACGCCTCCATGCATCCCATGGAGCGCGCGTCGCTGCACCACTTCACCTATCGCTCGGCCCAGTATTTCGAGGGCGAGGACGACGACCAGGCCTTCTTCGACTGGCGCGCCGGCAATGACATTCATATCGGCCACGATACCTGGATCGGCCACGGCGCCGTGATCATGCCCGGGGTGACGATCGGCAATGGCGCCATCATCGGCTCCAATGCTGTGGTCACCAAAGACGTTGCCGATTTTGCCATCGCAGTGGGCGTGCCCGCCCGCACCATCCGCCAACGCTTCTCCGATCCTGTCGCGGGTCGCCTCGACGCGCTCAAATGGTGGGACTGGAGCCATGCGCAGTTGCACACAGCCCTGCCTGACTTCCGCGCCCTGCCGATCGAGGCATTCCTGGACAAGTATCAGGGGTAA
- a CDS encoding carbon-phosphorus lyase complex subunit PhnI: MAYVATRGGERAIEQAERLFRQDLGTIDANRVETIRSTMPYLIDRVMGEASLYDEELAALALAQTGGELSEAVLVLRAWRTTQPRLSIARPVQQHEVLTQRRISAAFKDIPGGQILGPTLDYSHRVLATDVLEGKPFAPPAVDKAATPAPARQPSLADWQRQQGLVAPAKASNVPPENIPDLTREPLLFPASRAHRLQSLARAETGGVLALGYAAMRGYGNAHPTVNELRLGEANVVVRHPRGTEFAAGRVRVSQAEVTSKEKGGYLELGFAATFGWNEVKVIAAATLDLNSAAAPVGSPVHEEFYLYHTESVEASGFCIHFKLPHYVTFQSILDAMRDAKAKQAAAEAKGEAYVAEPEEEPVL; encoded by the coding sequence ATGGCCTATGTTGCAACCCGCGGTGGCGAAAGGGCCATCGAGCAGGCCGAGCGGCTGTTCCGCCAGGACCTGGGCACGATCGACGCCAACCGCGTCGAGACCATCCGTTCAACCATGCCCTATCTCATCGACCGCGTAATGGGCGAAGCCTCGCTCTATGACGAGGAGCTGGCGGCATTGGCACTGGCCCAGACCGGCGGCGAACTCTCGGAGGCCGTCCTTGTGCTGCGCGCCTGGCGCACCACCCAGCCGCGCCTCTCCATTGCCCGTCCGGTGCAGCAGCACGAAGTGCTGACGCAGCGCCGTATCTCGGCGGCCTTCAAGGATATCCCGGGCGGCCAGATCCTCGGACCGACGCTCGACTATTCGCACCGCGTGCTGGCGACCGACGTGCTCGAGGGCAAGCCCTTTGCTCCGCCTGCCGTCGACAAGGCCGCCACTCCCGCTCCGGCCAGACAGCCATCGCTTGCCGACTGGCAGCGCCAGCAGGGTCTGGTGGCGCCGGCCAAGGCATCCAACGTGCCGCCTGAAAACATTCCGGACCTGACGCGCGAGCCGCTGCTGTTCCCGGCCTCGCGGGCGCATCGGCTGCAGAGCTTGGCGCGTGCCGAAACTGGTGGCGTTCTCGCCCTCGGCTATGCGGCCATGCGCGGCTATGGCAATGCCCATCCGACGGTCAACGAGTTGCGCCTGGGGGAAGCCAATGTCGTGGTGCGCCATCCGCGTGGCACCGAATTTGCCGCCGGACGCGTGCGGGTCAGCCAGGCCGAGGTAACCTCCAAGGAAAAGGGCGGCTATCTCGAACTGGGCTTTGCCGCCACCTTCGGCTGGAACGAGGTCAAGGTGATTGCCGCGGCAACGCTCGACCTCAATTCGGCGGCGGCACCAGTCGGTTCGCCTGTCCATGAAGAGTTCTATCTCTACCACACCGAAAGTGTGGAAGCCTCGGGCTTCTGCATTCACTTCAAGCTGCCCCACTACGTCACCTTCCAGTCGATCCTGGACGCCATGCGCGATGCCAAGGCGAAGCAGGCCGCGGCCGAAGCCAAGGGCGAAGCCTATGTCGCCGAACCCGAAGAGGAACCCGTGCTATGA
- the phnG gene encoding phosphonate C-P lyase system protein PhnG: MFNETPSGGPGHGEMLDILARARPDRLKQHAEALLNDMGEITVVANRTGLVMVPMRDTVQNVDFHLGEVLVSEAQITDPAGQVGYGMVTGRDLERAMAMAVIDLSVAARGRDDATARFLAEEKTHLDHVDAERMRQVEATRVEMETF; the protein is encoded by the coding sequence ATGTTCAATGAAACCCCTTCGGGTGGGCCTGGGCACGGCGAGATGCTCGACATTCTCGCCCGCGCCCGCCCCGACCGCCTCAAGCAGCATGCCGAGGCGCTGCTCAACGACATGGGCGAGATCACCGTCGTGGCCAATCGCACCGGCCTTGTGATGGTGCCGATGCGCGACACCGTGCAGAACGTCGATTTTCATCTGGGCGAAGTACTGGTGAGCGAGGCCCAGATCACCGACCCGGCCGGCCAGGTCGGCTATGGCATGGTCACCGGTCGCGACCTTGAGCGCGCCATGGCCATGGCGGTGATCGATCTCAGTGTTGCGGCCCGCGGCCGCGATGACGCGACGGCCCGCTTCCTTGCCGAAGAGAAGACGCATCTCGACCATGTCGATGCCGAGCGCATGCGGCAGGTCGAAGCGACCCGCGTTGAAATGGAGACCTTCTGA
- the phnD gene encoding phosphonate ABC transporter substrate-binding protein yields the protein MSAIRKLLLASIALSLAAPALAQDANVLRIGLLGGENEADRLRDNQCLVDLMKSELGYDDVQLFPAADYNGVIQGLLGGTLDYAELGASGFAAIYLQDPNAVEPILTTEQTDGATGYYSVMLTRSDSGITSLEDMKGKSLGFADPDSTSGYLIPLVTLPDAIGMPVDQYFGETGFGGGHENNVLAVLDGQFDAGVTWASGVGEFSEGYTSGNIRSMVDKGMLDMEDVVQIWQSPLIPNGPIVLRSTMDADAKTKIKDFLLALPETNYDCFRSAQSGDYNGYVEVDASFYQPIIDARKATIGG from the coding sequence GTGTCCGCGATCCGTAAACTGCTCCTCGCCTCCATTGCTCTGTCCCTTGCCGCCCCGGCACTCGCTCAGGACGCCAATGTCCTGCGCATTGGCCTGCTTGGCGGCGAAAACGAAGCCGACCGCCTGCGCGACAATCAGTGCCTGGTCGATCTGATGAAGTCCGAACTGGGCTATGATGATGTGCAGCTGTTCCCGGCCGCCGACTATAACGGCGTGATCCAGGGCCTGCTTGGCGGTACCCTTGACTATGCGGAACTGGGCGCTTCGGGCTTTGCCGCAATCTACCTGCAGGATCCCAACGCGGTTGAGCCGATCCTGACCACCGAACAGACCGATGGGGCGACCGGCTACTATTCGGTCATGCTGACCCGCTCGGATTCGGGCATCACCTCGCTCGAGGACATGAAGGGCAAGAGCCTGGGCTTCGCGGATCCGGACTCCACCTCGGGCTATCTGATCCCGCTGGTCACCCTGCCCGACGCCATCGGCATGCCGGTGGACCAGTATTTTGGCGAGACCGGCTTCGGTGGCGGCCACGAAAACAACGTCCTGGCCGTCCTCGATGGCCAGTTCGATGCCGGCGTGACCTGGGCATCGGGTGTTGGTGAATTCTCCGAAGGCTACACCTCGGGCAATATCCGCTCGATGGTCGACAAGGGCATGCTGGACATGGAAGACGTCGTCCAGATCTGGCAGTCGCCGCTGATCCCCAATGGCCCGATCGTGCTGCGCTCGACCATGGACGCGGACGCCAAGACCAAGATCAAGGACTTCCTGCTCGCGCTGCCCGAAACCAATTACGACTGTTTCCGCTCGGCGCAGTCCGGCGACTACAACGGCTATGTTGAAGTCGATGCCAGCTTCTACCAGCCGATCATCGACGCCCGCAAAGCCACCATCGGCGGTTGA
- the phnF gene encoding phosphonate metabolism transcriptional regulator PhnF yields MRNQGHSWEETRDRISEEITSGRLAADTRLPSEPELCVLYGVRRHSLRKALAALVSEGKLRVEHGRGTFVERAPLLNYVIGTRTRWHENLMSQGLTSSGETLAEMKLPASNRVAAALGIDKDAPVFARSWRGFANDLPISMGWAYHDATRFPDLPERRRDTPSITQVYRSYGILDYRRQRTTVFTRLASEHEASMLMLRPGQSVLVVQKIDADLDGNPIGFSEAVWAGDRVQFTFETDQPTVMTERHSDVQ; encoded by the coding sequence ATGCGAAACCAAGGACATTCCTGGGAAGAAACCCGGGACCGGATCAGCGAAGAAATCACCTCGGGGCGGTTGGCGGCCGATACACGGCTGCCGTCAGAGCCCGAGCTGTGCGTGCTCTATGGCGTGCGCCGCCACTCGCTGCGCAAGGCCCTGGCGGCGCTGGTGAGCGAGGGCAAGCTGCGCGTCGAGCATGGACGGGGCACCTTTGTCGAGCGCGCGCCGCTCCTCAATTACGTGATCGGCACGCGCACCCGCTGGCACGAAAACCTGATGAGCCAGGGCCTGACATCCTCGGGCGAAACGCTGGCGGAGATGAAACTTCCGGCCAGCAATCGCGTGGCTGCCGCCCTGGGGATCGACAAGGACGCGCCAGTCTTTGCCCGTTCGTGGCGGGGCTTTGCCAATGACCTGCCCATCTCCATGGGTTGGGCCTATCACGACGCGACGCGCTTCCCGGACCTGCCGGAACGCCGACGCGACACGCCATCCATCACCCAGGTCTACCGCTCCTACGGCATCCTCGACTATCGCCGGCAGCGCACCACCGTGTTCACCCGCCTCGCCTCGGAACACGAGGCCAGCATGTTGATGCTGCGGCCCGGCCAGTCCGTGCTGGTGGTGCAGAAGATCGACGCGGATCTCGATGGCAACCCAATCGGCTTTTCCGAAGCCGTCTGGGCCGGCGACCGCGTCCAATTCACCTTTGAAACCGACCAGCCAACGGTCATGACGGAAAGACACAGCGATGTTCAATGA
- the phnC gene encoding phosphonate ABC transporter ATP-binding protein has product MLKISHVTRRFGDKVAVNDVTLEIPQGQMVGVIGRSGAGKSTLLRMINRLNDVSTGHIDHDGVKVSELRGQALRDWQRDCAMIFQQFNLVPRLDVITNVMLGRLNGRNPVLNLMQVFTADEQFEALKALERLDIAQTATQWAQTLSGGQQQRVAIARALMQKPKMILADEPIASLDPRNAQIVMDSLRDINAEGITVITNLHTLDTARAYCERIIGMAAGKVVFDGTPDELTTDVARSIYGADGLREAFSEAMTSTSLAPVKFLPRTPTNAQQAP; this is encoded by the coding sequence ATGCTGAAGATTTCGCACGTCACCAGACGCTTTGGCGACAAGGTCGCCGTGAATGACGTGACGCTCGAAATCCCCCAAGGGCAGATGGTGGGCGTGATCGGCCGTTCGGGCGCCGGCAAATCGACCCTGCTGCGCATGATCAACCGCCTCAACGACGTCTCGACCGGCCATATCGACCATGATGGCGTGAAAGTGTCGGAACTGCGCGGCCAGGCCCTGCGCGACTGGCAGCGCGACTGCGCCATGATCTTCCAGCAGTTCAACCTGGTGCCCCGCCTCGATGTCATCACCAATGTGATGCTGGGGCGGCTTAATGGCCGCAATCCGGTGCTGAACCTGATGCAGGTCTTCACAGCGGACGAGCAGTTCGAAGCTCTCAAGGCTCTGGAGCGTCTCGACATTGCCCAGACCGCCACGCAATGGGCCCAGACCCTGTCCGGTGGCCAGCAGCAGCGCGTCGCCATCGCCCGCGCCCTGATGCAGAAGCCGAAAATGATCCTGGCCGACGAGCCCATCGCCAGTCTTGATCCGCGCAATGCCCAGATCGTCATGGACAGCCTGCGCGACATCAATGCCGAAGGCATTACCGTCATCACCAATCTGCACACGCTCGACACGGCCCGCGCCTATTGCGAGCGCATCATCGGTATGGCGGCGGGCAAGGTGGTGTTCGACGGCACGCCCGACGAGCTGACCACCGATGTCGCCCGCTCCATCTACGGCGCCGACGGTCTCAGGGAGGCCTTTTCCGAGGCCATGACCTCGACCTCCCTGGCGCCCGTAAAATTCCTGCCGCGCACACCAACCAACGCGCAGCAGGCGCCCTAG
- a CDS encoding alpha-D-ribose 1-methylphosphonate 5-triphosphate diphosphatase — translation MTAIGLDQTVLTNARIVLADRVMEGAVEMAGGVITDIGSSSTRGLDLEGDYLIPGLVELHTDHLETHYAPRPKVRWHPIAAVQAHDAQIAASGITTVFDAIRVGTDEHADMGAAELRILAAAITAGVEARRLRADHFIHLRCEVSAPDCLEAFEAIMDHELVRLASLMDHAPGQRQFANPDAYRAYYQGKLKMSDTQLAEFIARRTLESITYADRHRKALAELSHARSIVLASHDDATAAHVDAALDLGISIAEFPTTMEAAKASQDAGLAILMGGPNVVRGGSHSGNVSARDLAAAGLLDILSSDYIPFSMLQAAFCLVDEAAIDVPQAIGLVTRRPAEAAGLDDRGEIALGKRADLVQLRIEDGIPIVRTVWRQGRRVL, via the coding sequence ATGACCGCCATCGGCCTTGACCAGACCGTGCTCACCAATGCCCGCATCGTCCTGGCCGACAGGGTCATGGAGGGCGCCGTGGAAATGGCCGGCGGCGTCATCACCGACATCGGTTCTTCCAGCACACGTGGCCTGGATCTCGAGGGCGACTACCTCATTCCGGGGCTCGTCGAACTCCATACCGACCATCTCGAAACCCACTATGCGCCGCGGCCGAAAGTGCGCTGGCACCCAATTGCAGCCGTGCAGGCACATGATGCGCAGATTGCCGCCTCCGGCATCACCACGGTTTTCGACGCCATTCGCGTCGGCACTGACGAACATGCCGATATGGGCGCCGCCGAACTGCGCATCCTGGCCGCGGCGATAACGGCCGGGGTCGAGGCGCGGCGCCTGCGCGCCGATCATTTCATTCACCTGCGCTGCGAGGTCTCGGCCCCCGATTGCCTCGAGGCGTTCGAGGCCATCATGGACCATGAATTGGTCCGGCTGGCCTCGCTGATGGACCACGCCCCGGGCCAGCGCCAATTCGCCAATCCCGACGCCTATCGCGCCTATTACCAGGGCAAGCTCAAGATGAGCGACACCCAGCTGGCCGAATTCATCGCCCGCCGTACGCTCGAATCGATCACCTATGCGGATCGCCACCGCAAGGCGCTGGCCGAACTCAGCCATGCGCGGTCCATAGTCCTCGCCAGCCACGACGACGCAACCGCTGCCCATGTCGACGCCGCGCTGGATCTGGGCATCAGCATTGCCGAATTTCCCACCACCATGGAGGCGGCAAAGGCCTCGCAGGATGCGGGCCTTGCCATTCTCATGGGCGGCCCCAATGTCGTCCGCGGCGGCTCGCATTCGGGCAATGTCTCGGCGCGCGACCTCGCCGCGGCGGGCCTGCTCGACATCCTGTCCTCCGACTACATCCCCTTCTCCATGCTGCAGGCCGCCTTTTGCCTGGTCGACGAAGCAGCGATCGATGTGCCGCAGGCCATCGGCCTGGTCACCCGCCGTCCGGCCGAAGCGGCGGGACTGGATGATCGCGGCGAGATCGCGCTGGGCAAGCGCGCCGACCTCGTGCAGCTGCGCATCGAGGATGGCATTCCCATCGTGCGCACAGTCTGGCGCCAGGGAAGGCGGGTGCTATGA
- a CDS encoding ATP-binding cassette domain-containing protein: MSLDLGLPALERAAPRLMRAEALLSMRDISKRFGTVRALRNVDATVYPGEVMGIVGESGSGKSTLLRMMNLEDTPDNGAYTLRLPGRENENLFDLPRYERRMLCARNIGIVYQNPHLGLLMRHSSSGNVAERLLIAGERSFDVLRDKAREALDASEFPLDRMDARPIELSGGMQQRVQLAKAIALEPALLLLDEPTTGLDVSVQALVLDTLKRLQRDRKITMVLVSHDLGVIRTMADRVMVMRHGEVVEQGLADQVFQDPQHSYTQQLVHAKL; encoded by the coding sequence ATGAGCCTTGATCTGGGTCTTCCGGCGCTGGAGCGCGCAGCCCCCCGCCTGATGCGGGCCGAAGCGCTGCTGAGCATGCGCGACATTTCCAAGCGCTTCGGCACTGTCCGCGCGCTGCGCAATGTCGATGCGACCGTTTATCCGGGCGAAGTCATGGGCATTGTGGGCGAAAGCGGCTCGGGCAAGTCGACGCTGCTGCGCATGATGAATCTCGAGGATACGCCCGACAATGGCGCGTACACGCTGCGGCTTCCGGGCCGCGAGAACGAGAACCTCTTCGATCTCCCCCGCTACGAGCGCCGCATGCTCTGCGCCCGCAATATCGGCATCGTCTACCAGAACCCGCATCTGGGACTGCTCATGCGCCACTCCTCGAGCGGCAATGTCGCCGAGCGCCTGCTGATTGCCGGCGAGCGCAGTTTCGATGTGCTGCGCGACAAGGCCCGCGAGGCGCTCGACGCTTCCGAATTCCCGCTCGACCGCATGGATGCGCGGCCCATCGAACTCTCGGGCGGCATGCAGCAGCGCGTGCAGCTGGCCAAGGCCATTGCGCTCGAACCGGCGCTGCTGCTGCTCGACGAGCCGACCACCGGCCTCGACGTCTCGGTGCAGGCGCTGGTGCTCGATACGCTCAAACGCCTGCAGCGGGATCGCAAGATCACCATGGTGCTGGTGAGCCACGATCTGGGCGTCATTCGCACCATGGCCGACCGGGTCATGGTCATGCGCCATGGCGAAGTGGTGGAGCAGGGTCTGGCCGACCAGGTCTTCCAGGACCCGCAGCACAGCTATACCCAGCAACTCGTCCACGCCAAGCTCTAG
- the phnH gene encoding phosphonate C-P lyase system protein PhnH yields the protein MLTVAPPDAVELRSNATFEALMWTLSRPGDVRTLPEAGFGAIVETLVDLECSAYADTPAMRERILASGATLAEGIGNADHVFLATLDGAEIAQINCGSALYPDDGATLVAAVAHSGQRVRLSGPGIKDTTEIALAVSPGFWAMRDMLCLYPEGFDIFFVDGDRVIGIPRSCLVEVL from the coding sequence ATGCTGACCGTCGCTCCTCCCGACGCCGTCGAGTTGCGCTCGAACGCCACGTTCGAAGCCCTGATGTGGACTCTCTCGCGCCCCGGCGATGTCCGCACTTTGCCCGAGGCCGGTTTCGGCGCCATTGTCGAGACGCTGGTTGACCTCGAGTGCAGCGCCTATGCCGATACGCCCGCCATGCGCGAACGCATTTTGGCCAGCGGCGCAACGCTGGCCGAGGGGATCGGCAATGCCGACCATGTGTTCCTCGCGACCCTCGATGGCGCCGAGATTGCCCAGATCAATTGCGGTAGCGCGCTCTATCCCGACGATGGCGCGACGCTGGTCGCGGCCGTGGCCCATTCCGGCCAGCGCGTGCGGCTTTCCGGCCCCGGCATCAAGGACACGACCGAAATTGCGCTGGCCGTGTCGCCCGGCTTCTGGGCCATGCGGGACATGCTCTGCCTCTATCCCGAAGGGTTCGACATCTTCTTTGTCGATGGCGACAGGGTCATCGGCATTCCGCGCTCTTGCCTGGTGGAGGTGCTCTAA
- the phnN gene encoding phosphonate metabolism protein/1,5-bisphosphokinase (PRPP-forming) PhnN, which translates to MTGAFVAVVGASGAGKDSLINFARDHLAEAVRVVRRVVTRAADGGSEDHDSMTPEAFAAAKQRGAFALSWEAHGLSYGLPIALEDDLAAGRVVIANLSRAVLPRLLARYPNALVVEVTAEPDVIARRLSGRGRETGDDIVRRMERGARFRLPPGTVQIDNSGQLDRAGAQFVALLRDLLRQPA; encoded by the coding sequence ATGACCGGCGCCTTCGTCGCAGTGGTCGGGGCCAGTGGCGCCGGCAAGGACAGCCTGATCAATTTCGCCCGCGACCATCTGGCCGAGGCGGTCAGGGTGGTGCGCCGCGTGGTCACCCGCGCCGCTGATGGCGGTAGCGAAGATCACGACAGCATGACACCCGAAGCATTTGCTGCTGCCAAACAGCGCGGTGCGTTTGCCCTGAGCTGGGAGGCGCATGGCCTCAGCTATGGCCTGCCCATTGCGCTGGAGGACGATCTCGCGGCCGGCCGGGTCGTCATCGCCAATCTATCGCGGGCCGTGCTGCCCAGACTGCTCGCACGCTATCCCAATGCTCTGGTTGTGGAGGTCACGGCCGAACCCGACGTCATCGCCCGTCGCCTCTCCGGACGCGGGCGCGAAACCGGGGACGATATTGTGCGGCGCATGGAGCGCGGCGCGCGCTTCCGCCTGCCCCCTGGCACCGTCCAGATCGACAATTCCGGTCAGCTCGACCGTGCCGGAGCCCAGTTCGTGGCGCTACTGCGTGACCTGCTTCGTCAGCCCGCTTGA